One stretch of Arachis duranensis cultivar V14167 chromosome 1, aradu.V14167.gnm2.J7QH, whole genome shotgun sequence DNA includes these proteins:
- the LOC107483220 gene encoding pentatricopeptide repeat-containing protein At2g27800, mitochondrial, translating to MQSFGGNCSRYHNYFSRNNSIQNLFSFPSSFLQKFPELMFKGLIYQRPQKLCLSHDIQKFEPLLFQITAGHNKFPIIFAPICVNYHCYSTKAPSRSYRKRVRKRLLKSLKPTLDQTKFHLALSQIPPRFTPQELCNVVTLQSDPLVCLELFHWASQQPRFRHDVSTFHVTIKKLGAAKMYQEMDDIVNQLLAVPLIGSEALYNTIIYYFTEARKLSRAVNIFKQMKKSRNSNCRPSIRTYNILFAALLGRGSNTYINYVYMETIRSLFKQMVNDGVEPDIFSLNAMLKGYVLSLHVNDALRIFHQMGVVYNCQPNSFTYDYLIHGLCAQGRTKNAEELCHEMKIKGFIPSSKSYNSLVNALALGGEIEEAVSYLWEMTEKQRSADFITFRTVLDEICRRGSVQEAMSLLRKFQDKDLLDGHAYRKLLYVLEDDYGNSVNRID from the coding sequence ATGCAATCTTTTGGTGGAAATTGCTCGAGATATCATAACTACTTCAGTAGGAATAACTCGATCCAAAATTTATTCTCTTTCCCAAGCTCATTTCTTCAGAAGTTCCCTGAGCTCATGTTCAAGGGCCTCATCTATCAGAGACCACAAAAGTTGTGTCTTTCTCATGATATTCAGAAATTTGAACCCCTTTTGTTTCAAATCACTGCTGGCCACAATAAATTTCCTATAATATTTGCACCTATTTGCGTCAATTATCATTGCTATTCAACCAAGGCTCCCTCAAGGTCTTATAGAAAAAGGGTTCGCAAGAGGTTGTTGAAATCCCTAAAGCCTACTTTAGATCAAACAAAATTTCACTTGGCACTGTCCCAAATTCCACCAAGGTTCACCCCTCAAGAACTGTGCAATGTGGTGACTCTTCAAAGTGACCCTTTGGTTTGTTTAGAGCTGTTTCATTGGGCATCTCAGCAGCCAAGGTTCCGGCATGATGTTTCCACTTTTCATGTCACCATAAAGAAGCTTGGGGCTGCAAAGATGTATCAAGAAATGGATGACATTGTGAACCAACTGCTTGCGGTTCCTTTGATCGGTTCTGAGGCACTGTACAACAccattatatattatttcacTGAGGCCAGGAAGCTGAGTAGAGCTGTGAATATATTTAAGCAAATGAAGAAGAGTAGGAATTCAAATTGTAGGCCTTCAATTAGGACTTATAATATTCTATTTGCTGCACTTTTAGGTAGGGGTAGCAACACCTATATAAATTATGTGTATATGGAGACGATTAGAAGTTTGTTCAAGCAAATGGTGAATGACGGTGTAGAGCCTGACATATTTTCGTTAAATGCTATGCTAAAAGGTTATGTCCTTTCTCTCCATGTTAACGATGCGTTGAGGATATTCCATCAGATGGGTGTGGTTTACAATTGCCAGCCAAACTCCTTTACCTATGATTACTTGATTCATGGGTTGTGTGCTCAAGGCCGGACGAAAAACGCAGAAGAATTATGTCATGAGATGAAGATCAAGGGTTTCATCCCAAGTAGCAAATCTTACAATTCACTTGTCAATGCTTTGGCGCTTGGTGGAGAAATTGAGGAGGCAGTAAGTTATCTATGGGAGATGACTGAAAAACAGAGGTCTGcggattttattacttttaggACCGTGCTCGATGAGATTTGCAGACGAGGAAGTGTTCAGGAGGCAATGAGCTTATTGCGCAAGTTTCAGGATAAGGACCTTCTTGATGGGCATGCTTACAGGAAGCTTCTTTATGTGCTTGAAGATGACTATGGGAATTCTGTCAACAGAATTGATTGA